A region from the Ciconia boyciana chromosome 1, ASM3463844v1, whole genome shotgun sequence genome encodes:
- the TMEM121B gene encoding transmembrane protein 121B: MHRAASNQRSVSSSSGSFQPPPPPPPPLPPHAADRQPLFPGGSSSGGSRRGSGSSLGSARARRPHSPRSSTEEEEEEEEEEEDSISISKPLGALLGPGGAAGGRRWGFQALSLVLLLGQGALLDLYLIAVTDLYWCSWIATDLVLAAGWGIFFCRNSRARRRERPPPPPGPPPPHPLLLHGPPGGRGAGGRGAGGPPRGGDFAYAHLAWLIYSIAFTPKAALILGTSILELIELRLPLGTTGFRITLALSAPLLYCLLRAIGTEGAGQLLLPPQPPPQHRAAAAFLATCLDLLDSFSLLELVLQPGRPAPLPAPLRYLLIAVYFLCLASPVLWLYELSAARPPGAARLALHLLLPAGLLDAPLLALRCLLLLRYQQPLSLFMLKNLFFLACRGLEALETCCLLRPAAAPPPAKYGPAAAAPAAAAPLAHGLSDADVGPHGYVNALAVTAQG; this comes from the exons ATGCACCGCGCTGCCTCCAACCAGCGCTCggtctcctcctcctcgggcTCCTTCcagccaccgccgccgccgccgccgccgctgccgccgcacGCCGCCGACCGGCAGCCCCTCTTCCCGGGGGGCTCCAGCAGCGGCGGCAGCCGGCGGGGCTCGGGGTCGAGCTTGGGCTCGGCGCGGGCCCGCCgcccccacagcccccgcagcagcaccgaggaggaggaggaggaggaggaagaggaggaggacagcatCAGCATCAGCAAGCCCCTG ggggcgctgCTGGGGCccggaggggcggcgggcgggcggcgctgggGCTTCCAGGCGCTgtccctggtgctgctgctggggcagggcgcGCTGCTGGACCTCTACCTGATCGCCGTCACCGACCTGTACTGGTGCAGCTGGATCGCCACCGACCTGGTGCTGGCGGCCGGCTGGGGCATCTTCTTCTGCCGCAACAGCCGGGCGCGCCGCCGGgagcggcccccgccgccccccgggccgccgccgccgcacccgctgctgctgcacggcccccccggcggccgcggggccgggggccgcggggccgggggccccccccgcggcggcgACTTCGCCTACGCGCACCTCGCCTGGCTCATCTACTCGATCGCCTTCACGCCCAAGGCGGCGCTGATCCTGGGCACCTCCATCCTGGAGCTGATCGAGCTGCGCCTGCCGCTGGGCACCACCGGCTTCCGCATCACCCTGGCGCTCTCCGCCCCGCTGCTGTACTGCCTGCTGCGGGCCATCGGCACCGAGGGCGCCGGGCAGCTGCTCctgccgccgcagccgccgccgcagcaccgcgccgccgccgccttcctCGCCACCTGCCTGGACCTGCTCGACAGCTTCTCCTTGCtggagctggtgctgcagccCGGGCGGCcggcgccgctgcccgccccgctgcGCTACCTCCTCATCGCCGTCTACTTCCTCTGCCTGGCCTCGCCGGTGCTGTGGCTCTACGAGCtcagcgccgcccgcccccccggcgccgcccgccTCGCCCTCCACCTCCTGCTGCCCGCCGGGCTGCTGGACGCCCCGCTCCTGGCGCTccgctgcctcctgctcctgcgCTACCAGCAGCCGCTCTCCCTCTTCATGCTCAAGAACCTCTTCTTCCTGGCCTGCCGCGGCCTGGAGGCGCTGGAGACCTGCTGCCtcctccgccccgccgccgccccgccgcccgccaagtacggccccgccgccgccgcccccgccgccgccgccccgctggCCCACGGCCTCTCCGACGCCGACGTGGGCCCCCACGGGTACGTGAATGCCTTGGCGGTCACcgcccagggctga